In Anthocerotibacter panamensis C109, the sequence GGACGTATTCGCGCTCTAGTTGCGCTTTGTGGGGATTTGCCTGGAGGAGAATCGCGAGTTTTTCGAGGTCGTCTGCCCCGCCTTTAGCCCGTCCAAATACCAGATCTTCCGCCACGCCCCCCGCCATCAGGGTAATCCCGTAGGCTCTTGGTCCGATGCCTACGGGGTGGTCAAACGCGACGGCACTGCTTGCTTGATACCCCTTGGCCTGACACGCCCGCACCCCTACTGCATAATCCAGAGCCTTGAGCCCCAGCGCATAGCCGACCAACAGATGCCCACCCTCGTGATAGGCCAAGCGCATCTTCTGATCACGGTCTAGAACTTCCTGCGCCCAGTCTAGAAATATGCGCGTATAGCGCCCCTGCGTGAGGACAAAATCCCCCACCGTCAGGCCCAGCCCACCCACGCACAGATAAAAGGGCACCCACGGCGAAAGCCCAAGCGGCACCAGGAGCACCAGCAGGGTAAAAAAACCGACCAATAACGCTGCAACAGAGGTCAGGTCCACCGCGGTTCGAGCAATCAGACTCCTTCCAGGATACCGGCACGGACTCCTATGCTGTGTCCCGTGCAGCATGTTCACTATCCAATTAGAGTAGCTAACTGCGCTACAGTTCAACGTTTCAAAATCCGGTATACTCCCTCGAAAGTATTAGGTGGATTATGAACGTTTCGCGGCGGGCCCTTTTGGGGGGCATGTGGACGGCGGGGGCCATGCTGGCTAGTTCGTCGGTCTGGGCAGAAGAAGTCATTACGCGTACAGCCTCCGTACAGGGTGTCGGCGTACCCAAAGGCGTCGTCCAAATTCTCTACAACGAAAATCCCCTCGGTCCCTCGCCCAAGGCGCTTAAAGCCGCTACTACCGCTCTGGGGGCAGGTAATCGCTATCCCCTGCTCGATACTATTGGTCTGGTCCGGCAGTTGCATAAGCTCTACGGCATTCCCTTCAATGGCCCGGACAACGCCAACGATCTAAAAGCCCTCTTCGAGGCTCTGGGCTCCAGCCCGATTCTGCTGGGCGTGGGCTCCACCGAACTTCTGCGGGCGGTTGCTTTGGCCTATGGTCTGGAGGGTGGTGAATTCGTTGAAGCGACTCCGGGCTATACCGAAATCGGCAATGATGCTCAGGAAATGTTCGGCAGTAAAATCAAGCGAGTCAAAATTCCCCTGACCGAAGACTACCGCCACGACACAGAAGCAATGGCTCGGGCTGTGACCCCAAAGACCCGCCTTGTCATCGTCACCAATCCCAACAATCCGACCGGAACCGCGCTCACCGCCCAGCAAATTACCCGCCTCGCCGACAGCTTGGACCCCAGAATTTTGCTGGTCATCGATGAAGCCTATATCGATTTCGCCACGGACTCCGGCGTACGCAGTATGACCGACCTCGCCCTGACGCGCCCTAACGTCTTGGTGACACGCACCTTCTCCAAAATTCACGGGTTGGCGGGGATGCGGATGGGTTATGCCCTAGCCTCTCTTCCCGTTATCCGCAAACTCCGTCCCTTTACCATGGGCCTCATCGGTAGCAATGGTCCAGCGGTGGCGGCAGCCCAAGCTTCTTTGACCGATCAAGACTTCTTGATGCGCTCCAAAGAAGTCGCCCTGCAAGCTAGAGCGCAACTCATGGCAAAACTGCCCGCCTACGGCCTCACCCCCATCGCCAGCCAGTCCAACTTTGTCTGGGTCGCCGTCAAGAAAGACTGTACGGAGCTCGTCAGCCGCCTCGCCCGCCAAGGGGTATTGATTGCCGGGGGGCAACGCTGGGATTTGCCCAACTACGTGCGCATCTCCGTCGGTCAACCCGCCGAAATGGAAGCCTTCTTCGCCGCCATGGACACCAAGGCTTAAGCTTGCGGTTTCTTGATGCTTTAGGGCTTTTTAAGGACAAAATGTGGCAAGGAAACTTTTGGCTGACTGCGCGTACAGCCACGCAGGATTTATCCGACGTCGGGCTCGGAGCGGTAGAGCGGTTGCCAGCCCCCCTGCCATAAGAAGCGGTCCTGTAGAACTTTGGCGTTGATCCAGAAACGGACGGTCGGGTCACAGGTCGATACCAATTCCGCAAAAACCCACTGTCCTTGGGTGCTACGGTTGACGACCTCAAAGTGCCGCCAACCGAATTGGGGCTCGTGAGCGGTCCATTTGGACCCGAGTAGGTGCGGGAATTTTTG encodes:
- a CDS encoding TIGR02450 family Trp-rich protein, which gives rise to MARKQKFPHLLGSKWTAHEPQFGWRHFEVVNRSTQGQWVFAELVSTCDPTVRFWINAKVLQDRFLWQGGWQPLYRSEPDVG
- a CDS encoding pyridoxal phosphate-dependent aminotransferase, translated to MNVSRRALLGGMWTAGAMLASSSVWAEEVITRTASVQGVGVPKGVVQILYNENPLGPSPKALKAATTALGAGNRYPLLDTIGLVRQLHKLYGIPFNGPDNANDLKALFEALGSSPILLGVGSTELLRAVALAYGLEGGEFVEATPGYTEIGNDAQEMFGSKIKRVKIPLTEDYRHDTEAMARAVTPKTRLVIVTNPNNPTGTALTAQQITRLADSLDPRILLVIDEAYIDFATDSGVRSMTDLALTRPNVLVTRTFSKIHGLAGMRMGYALASLPVIRKLRPFTMGLIGSNGPAVAAAQASLTDQDFLMRSKEVALQARAQLMAKLPAYGLTPIASQSNFVWVAVKKDCTELVSRLARQGVLIAGGQRWDLPNYVRISVGQPAEMEAFFAAMDTKA